A genomic region of Roseateles amylovorans contains the following coding sequences:
- a CDS encoding IlvD/Edd family dehydratase, with protein sequence MTEAKKIKLRSAEWFGTQDKNGFMYRSWMKNQGIPDHEFQGKPIIGICNTWSELTPCNAHFRKLAEHVKRGILEAGGFPVEFPVFSNGESNLRPTAMLTRNLASMDVEESIRGNPMDAVVLLVGCDKTTPALLMGAASVDLPTIVVTGGPMLNGKLGGKNIGSGTAVWQLHEQVKAGQISMHDFIAAEAGHSRSAGTCNTMGTASTMACMAESLGTSLPHNAAIPAVDARRYVLAHLSGMRIVEMVWEDLKLSKVLTREAFENAIRVNAAIGGSTNAVIHLKAIAGRVGVPLELEDWTRVGRGTPTLVDLLPSGRFLMEEFYYAGGLPGVLRRLGDHGLLPHKDALTVNGKSLWENCHDAPIYDEEVIRPIAKPLIEDGGICVLRGNLAPRGAVLKPSAATPALMQHRGRAVVFEDFEDYKARILDPELVCDKDSILVMKNCGPRGYPGMAEVGNMGLPPKLLAQGIKDMVRISDARMSGTAYGTVVLHVAPEAKAGGPLAVVREGDWIELDCANNRLHLDIPDAELAQRLDVWQAAQQPDPADASGYRKLYVQHVLQADEGCDFDFLRGCRGSAVPRHSH encoded by the coding sequence ATGACCGAGGCAAAGAAGATCAAGCTCCGTTCGGCCGAATGGTTCGGCACGCAGGACAAGAACGGCTTCATGTACCGAAGCTGGATGAAGAACCAGGGCATTCCGGACCATGAGTTCCAGGGCAAGCCGATCATTGGCATCTGCAACACCTGGTCCGAGCTGACGCCCTGCAACGCCCACTTCCGCAAGCTGGCCGAGCATGTGAAGCGCGGCATCCTGGAAGCGGGTGGCTTTCCGGTGGAGTTCCCGGTGTTCTCCAACGGCGAGTCCAACCTGCGCCCCACCGCCATGCTGACCCGCAACCTGGCGAGCATGGACGTGGAGGAATCGATCCGCGGCAATCCGATGGATGCGGTGGTGCTGCTGGTGGGCTGCGACAAGACCACGCCCGCGCTGCTGATGGGCGCGGCCAGCGTGGACCTGCCCACCATCGTCGTGACCGGCGGTCCGATGCTCAACGGCAAGCTGGGCGGCAAGAACATCGGCTCCGGCACCGCCGTCTGGCAGTTGCATGAGCAGGTGAAGGCCGGCCAGATCTCGATGCACGACTTCATCGCTGCCGAGGCCGGCCATTCGCGCTCGGCCGGCACCTGCAACACGATGGGCACGGCCTCGACCATGGCCTGCATGGCGGAATCGCTGGGCACCTCGCTGCCGCACAACGCGGCGATTCCGGCGGTGGATGCGCGCCGCTATGTGCTGGCGCATCTGTCGGGCATGCGCATCGTCGAGATGGTCTGGGAGGACCTGAAGCTGTCCAAGGTGCTGACCCGCGAGGCCTTCGAGAACGCCATCCGCGTGAACGCGGCGATCGGCGGCTCGACCAATGCGGTCATCCATCTGAAGGCGATCGCCGGACGCGTCGGCGTGCCGCTGGAGCTGGAGGACTGGACCCGCGTCGGCCGCGGCACGCCCACCCTGGTGGACCTGCTGCCCTCGGGCCGCTTCCTGATGGAAGAGTTCTATTACGCCGGCGGCCTGCCGGGCGTGCTGCGCCGCCTGGGCGACCATGGCCTGCTGCCGCACAAGGACGCGCTGACCGTCAACGGCAAGAGCCTGTGGGAGAACTGCCACGACGCGCCGATCTATGACGAAGAGGTCATCCGCCCGATCGCCAAGCCGCTGATCGAGGACGGCGGCATCTGCGTGCTGCGCGGCAACCTGGCGCCGCGCGGCGCGGTGCTCAAACCCTCCGCCGCCACGCCGGCGCTGATGCAGCACCGCGGCCGCGCGGTGGTGTTCGAGGACTTCGAGGACTACAAGGCGCGGATCTTGGATCCGGAGCTGGTCTGCGACAAGGACTCCATCCTGGTGATGAAGAACTGCGGCCCGCGCGGTTATCCGGGCATGGCCGAGGTCGGCAACATGGGCCTGCCGCCCAAGCTGCTGGCGCAGGGCATCAAGGACATGGTCCGCATCTCCGATGCCCGCATGAGCGGCACCGCCTACGGCACCGTGGTGCTGCATGTGGCGCCCGAAGCCAAGGCCGGCGGCCCGCTGGCGGTGGTGCGCGAAGGCGACTGGATCGAACTGGACTGCGCCAACAACCGCCTGCACCTGGACATCCCCGATGCCGAACTGGCGCAACGTCTGGACGTTTGGCAGGCGGCGCAGCAGCCCGACCCGGCGGATGCCAGCGGCTACCGCAAGCTCTATGTGCAGCATGTGCTGCAAGCCGACGAAGGCTGCGACTTCGACTTCCTGCGCGGCTGTCGCGGGTCGGCGGTGCCTCGGCACTCGCACTGA
- the yicI gene encoding alpha-xylosidase, producing the protein MKFTDGQWLLQPGVAAHYATETYAVDVHEDSVVLLVTTRPIKHRGDTLQGPVLTVTLRSPIEGVIRVSVAHYIASQAPRLHVPMPGATAVALQVQETETRVTITSGALSVDVKKGEGYGLTFREGDRVLTRSDWRALGYLQCPGPTTQVHEQLSLAVGEYVYGLGERFTPWIKNGQVVENTNKDGGTACEQAYKSVPFYLSNRGYGVLVNEAGPVSFEVASEKTSRVQFSREGESLDYCVVAGPTPKDVMRRLTALTGRAPLPPAWSFGLWMTTSFTTQYDEATATHFIDEMARRELPLAVFHFDCFWMREFQWCDFEWDPRGFPDPQGMLARLRDKGLKISLWINPYVAQRSRLFAEGAREGYFIKRRDGRVWQTDLWQPGMAIVDFTNPAAVAWYQGHLRRLLAMGVDCFKTDFGERIPDRDVTYHDGADPVEMHNLYALRYNEVVFDLLKEVKGDEAVVFARSTYASGQRFPVHWGGDCWSNFESMAESLRGGLSLTSCGFAFWSHDIGGFEGNPPPAVYKRWIQFGLLSSHSRLHGSSSYRVPWLVDEESCDVLRRFTRLKHQLMPYLYAVAIEATETGVPMMRSPVMQHPADPACATLDRQYHLGDGLLVAPVFTESGEVDVYLPDGRWTHLLSGEVVQGGRWRRETHDFLSLPLYAAPNSVLPWGAETERPDYDYGRGVVLRVFALDDGASAAFVVPALDGSIAARGQVERHGDRYRAVIDEGLLRDWSIEVDGVRSPVQAEGASLDWSPQ; encoded by the coding sequence ATGAAGTTCACCGACGGGCAATGGCTGTTGCAGCCCGGTGTGGCGGCGCACTACGCCACCGAGACCTATGCCGTGGATGTGCATGAGGACAGCGTGGTGCTGCTGGTCACCACACGTCCGATCAAGCATCGCGGCGACACCCTGCAGGGACCGGTGCTCACCGTCACCCTGCGTTCGCCGATCGAGGGCGTGATCCGCGTCAGCGTCGCCCATTACATCGCCTCGCAGGCGCCGCGTCTGCACGTGCCGATGCCGGGCGCCACTGCGGTGGCGCTGCAGGTGCAGGAGACCGAGACGCGGGTGACGATCACCAGCGGGGCGCTGTCGGTCGACGTCAAGAAGGGCGAGGGCTACGGCCTGACCTTCCGCGAGGGCGACCGGGTGCTCACCCGCAGCGATTGGCGTGCGCTGGGCTATCTGCAGTGTCCCGGCCCGACCACCCAGGTGCATGAACAACTGAGCCTGGCCGTGGGCGAGTATGTCTACGGCCTGGGCGAGCGCTTCACGCCGTGGATCAAGAACGGCCAGGTGGTGGAGAACACCAACAAGGACGGCGGCACCGCTTGCGAGCAGGCCTACAAGAGCGTGCCGTTCTACCTGAGCAACCGCGGCTACGGCGTGCTGGTCAACGAGGCCGGCCCCGTCTCCTTCGAGGTGGCCTCCGAAAAGACCTCGCGGGTGCAGTTCAGCCGCGAGGGCGAAAGCCTGGACTATTGCGTGGTCGCGGGTCCGACGCCCAAGGACGTCATGCGGCGCCTGACCGCGCTGACCGGCCGCGCGCCACTGCCGCCGGCCTGGAGCTTCGGCCTGTGGATGACGACCTCGTTCACCACCCAGTACGACGAGGCCACCGCCACCCACTTCATCGACGAAATGGCGCGACGCGAGCTGCCGCTGGCGGTGTTCCATTTCGACTGCTTCTGGATGCGCGAGTTCCAGTGGTGCGACTTCGAATGGGATCCGCGCGGCTTCCCGGACCCGCAAGGCATGCTGGCCCGGCTGCGCGACAAGGGGCTGAAGATCAGCCTCTGGATCAATCCGTATGTGGCCCAGCGGTCCCGACTGTTTGCCGAAGGCGCGCGCGAGGGCTACTTCATCAAGCGCCGCGACGGCCGGGTCTGGCAGACCGACCTCTGGCAGCCGGGCATGGCCATCGTGGACTTCACCAATCCCGCTGCCGTGGCCTGGTACCAGGGCCATCTGCGGCGTTTGCTGGCCATGGGGGTGGACTGCTTCAAGACCGATTTCGGCGAGCGCATTCCCGACCGGGATGTGACCTATCACGACGGCGCCGATCCGGTCGAGATGCACAACCTCTATGCGCTGCGCTACAACGAGGTCGTGTTCGACCTGCTCAAGGAGGTCAAGGGCGACGAGGCGGTGGTGTTTGCCCGCTCGACCTATGCCTCCGGTCAGCGCTTCCCGGTGCACTGGGGCGGTGACTGCTGGTCCAACTTCGAATCGATGGCCGAGAGCCTGCGCGGCGGCCTGTCGCTGACCAGCTGCGGCTTTGCGTTCTGGAGCCACGACATCGGCGGCTTCGAGGGCAACCCGCCGCCGGCCGTCTACAAGCGCTGGATCCAGTTCGGTCTGCTGTCGTCGCACAGCCGTCTGCACGGCAGCAGCTCCTACCGGGTGCCATGGTTGGTGGACGAGGAAAGCTGCGACGTCCTGCGTCGCTTCACCCGCCTCAAGCACCAGCTGATGCCCTACCTGTATGCGGTGGCCATCGAGGCCACCGAGACCGGTGTGCCGATGATGCGCAGCCCGGTGATGCAGCATCCGGCCGATCCGGCCTGCGCGACGCTGGACCGCCAATATCACCTCGGCGATGGCCTGCTGGTCGCGCCGGTGTTCACCGAGAGCGGCGAGGTGGATGTCTATCTGCCGGACGGCCGATGGACCCATCTGCTCAGCGGCGAGGTGGTGCAGGGCGGTCGCTGGCGGCGCGAGACGCACGACTTCCTGAGCCTGCCGCTCTATGCCGCGCCGAATTCGGTGCTGCCGTGGGGCGCGGAGACGGAGCGGCCGGACTACGACTACGGTCGCGGTGTGGTGCTGCGGGTGTTTGCGCTCGATGACGGCGCCAGCGCCGCCTTCGTGGTGCCGGCGCTGGACGGATCGATCGCCGCACGGGGTCAGGTCGAGCGTCATGGCGACCGGTACCGCGCGGTGATCGATGAAGGCCTGTTGCGGGATTGGTCGATCGAGGTCGACGGCGTGCGCAGCCCGGTGCAGGCCGAGGGCGCTTCGCTGGACTGGTCGCCGCAATGA
- a CDS encoding MFS transporter, with product MSADLSTTAVPGAAPSGMTPDGATPATPPVEAEMKRHPLAWVPSLYLAMGLPNVLVGAVAAILYKNMGVSNEDIALYTSQMYLPWVLKPLWSPLLEPYRTKRWWVITMQFLMMASLGAVAFCLPLDGFFRASLAFFWITGFASATQDIVADGVFMTTMPPREQARYAGLQGMCWNLGAVVASGLLVSLTGWLHQSLGWSWVHCWMAVMLGAAGMMGGFGLWHLRVLPPGAPAAVHGKDLATAMVALRASWVTLFQKPSIWMMLAVVFFYRFAEGFIEKFGPLFLLDPRSVGGLGLDNAALGHIYGTAGTVAFIAGAFLGGFIAAKMTLRRSFFLLAIALNLPHLTYYYLSHALPNDLWVIGGIVAIEKFGFGMGSVGHMLYMMQQIAPGPFKMTHYAMATGVMALTKWATGSVSGWVYAAVGQQYASFFGLVLLFSIPPIVLAWLAPFPVTLGADDEGEGEGGEGRAANAGGAHAAH from the coding sequence ATGAGCGCCGACCTCTCCACCACCGCCGTCCCCGGCGCTGCGCCGTCCGGCATGACGCCGGATGGCGCCACGCCCGCCACTCCTCCTGTCGAGGCCGAGATGAAACGCCATCCGCTTGCCTGGGTCCCGTCGCTGTATCTGGCCATGGGGTTGCCCAATGTGCTGGTCGGTGCGGTGGCCGCCATCCTTTACAAGAACATGGGCGTGTCCAACGAGGACATCGCGCTCTACACCTCGCAGATGTACCTGCCGTGGGTGCTCAAGCCCCTGTGGTCCCCGCTGCTGGAGCCCTACCGGACCAAGCGCTGGTGGGTGATCACCATGCAGTTCCTGATGATGGCCTCGCTGGGCGCGGTGGCCTTCTGCCTGCCGCTGGACGGGTTCTTCCGCGCGTCGCTGGCGTTCTTCTGGATCACCGGTTTTGCCTCGGCCACGCAGGACATCGTCGCCGACGGCGTCTTCATGACCACCATGCCGCCCCGGGAGCAGGCCCGCTACGCCGGGCTCCAGGGCATGTGCTGGAACCTGGGGGCGGTGGTGGCCTCCGGCCTGCTGGTCTCCTTGACTGGCTGGCTGCACCAGTCCCTGGGCTGGAGCTGGGTGCATTGCTGGATGGCGGTGATGCTGGGCGCGGCCGGCATGATGGGCGGCTTCGGGTTGTGGCACTTGCGGGTGCTGCCGCCGGGCGCACCGGCCGCCGTGCACGGCAAGGACCTGGCCACCGCGATGGTGGCGCTGCGGGCGTCCTGGGTCACCTTGTTCCAGAAACCGTCGATCTGGATGATGCTGGCGGTGGTGTTTTTCTATCGCTTCGCCGAGGGCTTCATCGAGAAGTTCGGCCCGCTGTTCCTGCTGGATCCGCGCAGCGTGGGCGGGCTCGGCCTGGACAACGCGGCGCTGGGGCACATCTACGGCACCGCCGGCACGGTGGCCTTCATTGCGGGCGCCTTCCTGGGCGGCTTCATTGCAGCGAAGATGACGCTCCGGCGCTCGTTCTTCCTGCTGGCGATTGCGCTCAACCTGCCGCATCTGACCTATTACTACCTGAGCCATGCGCTGCCCAATGACCTGTGGGTGATCGGCGGCATCGTCGCCATCGAGAAGTTCGGCTTCGGCATGGGCTCGGTCGGCCACATGCTCTACATGATGCAGCAGATCGCTCCGGGGCCGTTCAAGATGACCCACTATGCGATGGCCACCGGCGTGATGGCGCTGACCAAGTGGGCCACCGGCAGCGTCAGCGGCTGGGTCTATGCGGCGGTGGGGCAGCAGTACGCCTCGTTCTTCGGCCTGGTGCTGCTGTTCTCGATTCCGCCGATCGTGCTGGCGTGGCTGGCACCGTTCCCGGTGACGCTGGGCGCCGATGATGAGGGCGAGGGCGAGGGCGGCGAGGGCAGGGCGGCCAACGCGGGAGGCGCGCATGCGGCGCATTGA
- the chvE gene encoding multiple monosaccharide ABC transporter substrate-binding protein, whose product MTACMMTLGTAAHAQDKGLVGIAMPTKSSARWIADGDNMVKAFKDKGYRADLQFAEDDIPNQLAQIENLITKNAKVLVVASIDGSALSGVLQKAADRGIKVVAYDRLIRGTKNVDYYVTFDNFQVGVMQGQSIIDKLGLAQGKGPFNIELFGGSPDDNNATFFYDGAMSVLKPYIDSGKLVVRSKQLGMGKVGTLRWDASAAQARMDNLLSAYYGKERLHAVLSPYDGMSIGILSSLKGAGYCSKSLPCPIVTGQDAEIPSVKSILKGEQTSTVFKDTRALAQSAATLVDAVLTNKTPAITDSKTYNNGVKVVPAILLKPVSVDTGNWKATLVDSGYYKDSQVR is encoded by the coding sequence ATGACGGCCTGCATGATGACCCTGGGCACCGCCGCCCACGCGCAGGACAAGGGCCTGGTCGGAATCGCGATGCCGACCAAGAGTTCCGCCCGCTGGATCGCCGACGGCGACAACATGGTCAAGGCCTTCAAGGACAAGGGTTACCGCGCGGACCTGCAGTTCGCCGAAGACGACATCCCGAATCAGCTCGCCCAGATCGAGAACCTGATCACCAAGAATGCCAAGGTGCTGGTGGTGGCCTCCATCGACGGATCGGCGCTGTCGGGCGTGCTGCAGAAGGCCGCCGACCGCGGCATCAAGGTCGTCGCCTATGACCGCCTGATCCGCGGCACCAAGAACGTCGATTACTACGTCACCTTCGACAACTTCCAGGTCGGCGTGATGCAGGGCCAGTCGATCATCGACAAGCTCGGCCTCGCACAGGGCAAGGGCCCGTTCAACATCGAGCTGTTCGGCGGATCGCCGGACGACAACAACGCCACCTTCTTCTACGACGGCGCCATGTCGGTGCTCAAGCCCTACATCGACAGTGGCAAGCTGGTGGTGCGCAGCAAGCAGCTGGGCATGGGCAAGGTCGGCACGCTGCGCTGGGATGCCTCCGCCGCCCAGGCCCGCATGGACAACCTGCTGTCGGCCTACTACGGCAAGGAACGCCTGCATGCGGTGCTGTCGCCGTATGACGGCATGAGCATCGGCATCCTGTCCTCGCTCAAGGGCGCCGGCTATTGCAGCAAGAGCCTGCCGTGCCCGATCGTGACCGGCCAGGACGCCGAGATCCCGTCGGTCAAGTCCATCCTCAAGGGCGAGCAGACCAGCACCGTCTTCAAGGACACCCGCGCGCTGGCCCAGTCGGCCGCCACGCTGGTGGATGCGGTGCTGACCAACAAGACGCCGGCCATCACCGACAGCAAGACCTACAACAACGGCGTGAAGGTCGTGCCGGCCATCCTGCTCAAGCCGGTGTCGGTGGACACCGGCAACTGGAAGGCCACGCTGGTCGACAGCGGCTACTACAAGGACAGCCAGGTGCGCTGA
- a CDS encoding glycoside hydrolase family 9 protein yields MRVHSRNRRTGPTATCGGGHTAVVGQRLSPCGAAMSRSPVSGLCAWLAGLGAAVALPAAWAQAPAVPVAKVASASASAPAAVLTAQPVIQINQLGFPPGAAKWAVVPTIGSSRPTSGGEPVGQPGGGKPRTIGRRFEVLDDRTGQVVLRGALGAPALWAPAQIEVQLADLSALKTPGRYRVQVPGVGSSAVFRIAADAYLPLSAAAIRAFYFNRASLALTPALAGVYARPAGHADTQVRLHASAVGPERREGSVIDSPKGWYDAGDYNKYIVNSGISVYTLLAAYEHYPALFQSLTVGLPESGNGVPDLLNEALWNIDWMLTMQDPADGGVYHKLTNLKFDGVVMPDRADAERYVVQKSTAATLDFAAVMATASRVLAPFDAQSPGRSSRLLKAAQAAWAWAKAHPDAVYRQPPDVVTGEYGDDKLDDEFAWAAAELYITTRDDRFYQAMAPASTAATVPAWGDVKGLAWVSLAQHRAALTPAADRALIESRLRTLGDELVGRWRHSAWRVSMQAKDFDWGSNSTVLNQALMLIQAARLAPAGSPARKDALDAAQSLFDYVMGRNPLGLSMVTGFGSVSPMHPHHRPSQADGVAAPIPGFIVGGANPGQQDKSDCPVPYPASAPALSYLDHFCSYASNEVAINWNAPLVYVSAALQALNAPPKKGTR; encoded by the coding sequence ATGCGGGTGCACTCCCGGAATCGTCGAACCGGCCCGACCGCGACCTGCGGTGGCGGGCACACGGCCGTGGTCGGCCAGCGTCTGTCGCCGTGTGGCGCGGCGATGTCCCGCTCGCCGGTGAGCGGACTTTGCGCGTGGCTCGCGGGCCTGGGCGCCGCCGTGGCGCTGCCCGCGGCGTGGGCGCAGGCGCCTGCTGTGCCTGTGGCGAAGGTGGCGTCCGCGTCCGCGTCCGCGCCCGCAGCGGTATTGACCGCGCAGCCAGTCATTCAGATCAATCAGCTCGGCTTCCCGCCCGGCGCAGCGAAATGGGCCGTGGTGCCGACGATCGGGTCCAGCCGACCGACGTCCGGCGGCGAGCCCGTCGGCCAGCCCGGCGGCGGCAAGCCCCGCACCATCGGTCGCCGGTTCGAGGTCCTCGATGACCGCACCGGTCAGGTGGTTCTGAGGGGGGCCTTGGGTGCGCCGGCCCTGTGGGCGCCGGCGCAGATCGAGGTGCAGTTGGCGGATCTGTCCGCGCTGAAGACGCCGGGTCGCTACCGGGTCCAGGTGCCGGGCGTGGGCTCGTCGGCGGTGTTCCGCATCGCTGCGGACGCGTACCTGCCGCTCAGCGCCGCCGCGATCCGGGCGTTCTATTTCAATCGAGCCAGCCTCGCGCTCACACCGGCGCTGGCCGGGGTGTATGCCCGGCCCGCCGGCCATGCGGACACCCAGGTGCGGCTGCATGCGTCGGCGGTGGGGCCGGAGCGGCGCGAAGGCAGCGTCATCGACAGTCCCAAAGGCTGGTATGACGCCGGCGACTACAACAAGTACATCGTCAACTCCGGCATCAGCGTCTACACCTTGCTGGCCGCCTACGAACACTATCCGGCGCTGTTCCAGTCCCTGACGGTGGGGCTGCCGGAAAGCGGCAACGGCGTGCCGGATCTGCTCAACGAGGCGCTCTGGAACATCGACTGGATGCTGACGATGCAGGACCCCGCCGATGGCGGCGTCTATCACAAGCTCACCAACCTGAAGTTCGACGGCGTGGTCATGCCGGACCGCGCCGATGCGGAGCGCTACGTGGTGCAGAAGAGCACTGCGGCCACGCTGGACTTTGCGGCGGTGATGGCCACCGCCAGCCGGGTGCTGGCGCCGTTCGATGCGCAATCGCCCGGCCGCTCGTCCCGGCTGCTGAAGGCCGCTCAGGCGGCGTGGGCGTGGGCGAAGGCCCATCCGGACGCCGTCTATCGGCAGCCGCCGGATGTCGTCACCGGTGAGTACGGCGATGACAAGCTCGATGATGAATTCGCCTGGGCCGCCGCCGAGCTCTACATCACCACCCGGGATGACCGCTTCTATCAGGCGATGGCACCGGCCAGCACCGCGGCCACCGTGCCGGCCTGGGGCGATGTGAAGGGCCTGGCCTGGGTCTCGCTGGCTCAGCACCGCGCGGCGCTGACCCCGGCGGCCGACCGCGCCCTGATCGAGAGTCGCCTGCGGACGCTGGGCGATGAGCTGGTCGGGCGATGGCGGCACTCGGCCTGGCGCGTGTCGATGCAGGCCAAGGACTTCGACTGGGGCAGCAACTCGACCGTCTTGAACCAGGCGCTGATGCTGATTCAGGCGGCCCGCCTGGCGCCGGCCGGTTCGCCGGCCCGAAAGGACGCGCTGGATGCGGCCCAGTCGCTGTTCGATTACGTCATGGGCCGCAATCCGCTGGGTCTGTCCATGGTCACCGGCTTCGGCAGCGTGTCACCGATGCATCCGCATCATCGGCCGTCGCAGGCCGATGGCGTGGCGGCGCCGATCCCCGGCTTCATCGTCGGCGGCGCCAATCCGGGGCAGCAGGACAAGTCCGACTGCCCGGTGCCTTATCCCGCCAGCGCGCCGGCGCTGTCCTACCTCGACCACTTCTGCAGCTATGCCAGCAATGAGGTCGCCATCAACTGGAATGCGCCGCTCGTCTATGTGTCGGCGGCCCTGCAGGCGCTGAACGCGCCGCCCAAGAAAGGAACGCGATGA
- a CDS encoding GH39 family glycosyl hydrolase, translating into MVALAATATAPAAFGATSGGAAAPVLQPRTFVLDLKAATQPMDRAHDLSIGADFPGTLGREDSLGQVKTMVDELGMRFIRFHAIFHDVLGTVTVKNGQTVYDFSGIDRLYDGLLARGIKPFVELGFTPAAMATSPQTIFYWKGNTSHPEPAAWRALVDAFARHLIQRYGAAEVRSWYFEVWNEPNLDGFWEKADQPAYFALYADTARVLKAVDPALRVGGPATAGADWVVPFLAYAKSVQVPVDFVTTHTYGVDGGFLDEHGVEDRKLSPSPDAIVGDVRRVREQIQASDFPGLPLFITEWSTSYNPRDLVHDSYISAPYILTKLRQTRGLAQGMSYWTYSDLFEEAGPPPAPFHGGFGLMTREGVRKPAWFAYKYLNALRGLEIPVRPAEGGTPVPSDDQVLATRDGDQATALVWDWQTPDQPVSNRTFFGRPVPAGQARPVHLQWHALTPGRYRVEVRRTGHQRNDAFTAWLEMGSPVSLNADQLSRLQGLTQDRPETSQTIRIGAKGRLDWRVPMRSNDIVLVTLRPEGQNTRDPAGTRVKKPASPGRSNSQ; encoded by the coding sequence ATGGTGGCACTGGCGGCGACGGCCACGGCGCCCGCCGCGTTCGGTGCGACCAGCGGCGGCGCGGCCGCACCCGTTTTGCAACCCCGGACCTTCGTGCTGGACCTGAAGGCGGCGACGCAGCCGATGGACCGTGCGCACGACCTCTCCATCGGTGCGGACTTCCCCGGCACCCTGGGCCGCGAGGACAGCCTGGGCCAGGTCAAGACGATGGTCGATGAACTCGGCATGCGCTTCATCCGCTTCCACGCCATCTTCCATGATGTGCTGGGCACGGTCACAGTGAAGAACGGGCAGACGGTCTACGACTTCAGCGGCATCGATCGGCTCTATGACGGCCTGCTGGCGCGCGGCATCAAGCCTTTCGTCGAACTGGGCTTCACCCCGGCGGCGATGGCCACCTCGCCGCAGACCATCTTCTACTGGAAGGGCAACACCTCGCATCCGGAGCCCGCCGCCTGGCGCGCGCTGGTGGATGCGTTCGCGCGGCACCTGATCCAGCGCTATGGCGCGGCGGAGGTCCGCAGCTGGTACTTCGAGGTGTGGAATGAACCCAACCTCGACGGGTTCTGGGAGAAGGCCGACCAGCCGGCCTATTTCGCGCTGTATGCGGACACGGCCCGGGTGCTCAAGGCCGTTGACCCGGCGCTGCGTGTGGGCGGTCCGGCCACGGCGGGTGCCGACTGGGTGGTGCCGTTCCTGGCCTATGCGAAGTCGGTGCAGGTGCCGGTGGACTTCGTCACCACCCACACCTACGGCGTGGACGGCGGCTTCCTTGACGAACACGGCGTGGAGGATCGCAAGCTTTCACCGTCGCCCGACGCGATCGTCGGTGATGTGCGTCGGGTGCGTGAGCAGATCCAGGCCTCGGATTTTCCCGGGCTGCCGCTCTTCATCACCGAATGGAGCACCAGCTACAACCCGCGCGACCTGGTGCATGACAGCTACATCAGCGCGCCCTACATCCTCACCAAGCTGCGCCAGACCCGCGGCCTGGCGCAGGGCATGAGCTATTGGACCTACAGCGACCTGTTCGAGGAAGCCGGTCCACCGCCCGCACCGTTCCATGGCGGCTTCGGTCTGATGACGCGCGAAGGCGTCCGCAAGCCGGCATGGTTCGCCTACAAATACCTGAACGCCTTGCGCGGCCTGGAGATCCCGGTGAGGCCGGCGGAGGGCGGCACACCCGTCCCGTCCGACGATCAAGTCCTGGCCACCCGCGACGGGGATCAAGCCACCGCCCTGGTCTGGGATTGGCAGACGCCGGATCAGCCAGTGAGCAACCGGACTTTCTTCGGCCGGCCAGTGCCCGCTGGACAGGCCCGACCGGTCCATTTGCAATGGCATGCCCTGACCCCGGGGCGCTATCGGGTGGAGGTGCGGCGCACCGGGCATCAACGCAATGATGCGTTCACCGCCTGGCTGGAGATGGGCTCGCCGGTATCCCTCAATGCGGATCAATTGAGCCGCTTGCAGGGGCTGACGCAAGACCGTCCCGAAACGAGCCAGACGATCCGGATCGGCGCGAAGGGCCGACTCGACTGGCGTGTGCCGATGCGCAGCAATGACATCGTGCTGGTCACGCTGCGACCCGAAGGTCAGAACACTCGGGATCCGGCGGGGACGCGCGTGAAGAAACCGGCCAGCCCTGGGCGAAGCAACTCGCAGTGA